Below is a genomic region from Virgibacillus dokdonensis.
GTGTAGTCGTTATATGACCGTTTCCTTTGCGGCTAGGGAACAGCCAAGATTCGGCAGGCTTGTCGGCTACATATTCGGCTATGTCCGCCATGATTGCGTTTAAGTGAACAGTCCGCTTTTTCTGCGTTTTACCTTCTCGAATAGTAAAGTTTGTTCGTCCTTTTACATCGGCTATTTTTAACGTTACTATATCGCTAATTCTCAATCCGGTATTAATTCCGATATTAAACAAAGTTAGATTACGTAGGGATTGATCCATTTGTCCGACGCCTTTTCCGGCTATCTTTAAAGCTTCGCGGAACTCCGCTATTTCCTCCGTCGTTCTCAACGGTTGTACATCTATTGTGTTCGTCATTTTATCTCCGTCCTTCTATCGTTTTATAGTGAATCGTATGTATTGTTGTATTGTATATAAACATAATACCGTACATTCAATCGATAGTCAAGCACATAACCTTTATGATACAATGAATCGTATGTAAGGAAATATGTATAAGATTACATTCAGTAATGACAGGACGAGCAGGGCGAGACGGAACGCACAACGGCGACCACGTAATGCGAGCGGAGTGAGGACGAGGAAACCACGACGTAAACAGGCGGAAGCAAGCCGACGGAAGCAAGCGGAGTGAGGACGAGACAGAACAGCCAAAAAACAAATCGAAAATACATGCCGGATTTATTCGAGGGAAACGGGCTGGACGAGATAACCCCGGGGGGTGGTCGTTTTAGTTTCGCTTTGCCTGACCTGCGCAATTTTCTTACAAAATTTTAAACTTTGGGAATGGTCGGGAAGTCGTGGCGATGTATCACAAACGTTCATTTTCGCGCGCTCACCTTAAACTGCTCTCTTTTATACCTACATACAGATATAAATAAGTACTTGTGACCGATTTTGTACATCCCTGAAACGTGACAAAAAGCGGCAATAGTAATTCGGCTGTTCTATGAGGAAGAACGGAGGAAGTCGGAGAATAAAAGAAACTCTACGTTAAAACAAAATACCGTTTTGCCAGATTTGGAAAAACGAGAACAATCGCAAGTACACGTAGAACTCGCAAAGAAAGCCGGAATAGGTAAATCGTCAATGGCTTATTAAAAGCCGACCGGACTTGTTCGAATTAGTCTTTGACGGAAACTACACGCAGATGAAGAAAGACGAGGAGCCGGAAGTTGACGACGAGACATAATAAAACCCCATCCGACTAAGGACAGGGCTATACTTTATTTGGTTAATGTAACGCCTTGCAATTTTATATATTGTCCATCTTCTATTGTAATATAAGTATCAGCCTGTACGTTTTCATTAGTAATGATGTTGTTTACTCCGCCTGCACTATTTTTAGCTACCTCATAATATCCCATACCACTTTCTAGCGTGACTTTATATTCGCCGGGGTCGATGTCTTTTCCCACCTTGTACATACCGTCTTTGTAAACTCCGTCATCCGGTTTAACATTAGGTGCTTTATCTACCGGGTACATTTCAGCGCCTTGCATTTTAAAATAGTTTCCGTCGTTTAAAGTGACATAATGGTGTGATCCGCTAGTTAAATTAGCGTTAAATATGATGCTTTCTACTTGACCTTTACTGTCCTTTGCATTTTCTATGTATCCCATGCTGTCGGCAAACACTAAGTATTCGCCCGGGTCGATGTCGCTGCCTACTTTATATGTGCCTGCTTCTATAGCTTTAGTTTTCGGATTTTCTTCTTTTTTAGGTTTTTCTTTTTCTTTCTTCTCTGCTTTTGGTTCTTCCTTTGTGTCT
It encodes:
- a CDS encoding site-specific integrase; this encodes MTNTIDVQPLRTTEEIAEFREALKIAGKGVGQMDQSLRNLTLFNIGINTGLRISDIVTLKIADVKGRTNFTIREGKTQKKRTVHLNAIMADIAEYVADKPAESWLFPSRKGNGHITTTQAYRILNKAADLIGRNDIGTHTLRKTFGYHYYQRTKDVATLMEIFNHADQATTKRYIGIREQEIANSLRDFRL